Genomic window (Plasmodium vivax scf_7077 genomic scaffold, whole genome shotgun sequence):
AAGGACATAGTTAGAAAATCTCTTTATCTCATTCCTCATGGTCATAATGGACACACTTGTGCATAGAGGTGCAAACCTACACACATTTGAGGTAGGGTCATTGTTCGCATTTTTGCCTCCGAACAGGAAGAAAGCCTTTGTCTGTGAATGCAAATTTAATGTACCATAGTCGTAACAATTATGAATCTGCTTGGATGCTATCTGGCAGTTAAACCAACAATTGGAGGGTATAtcatatacatacaaatCTGGGATGGAATAATTTGAAAACCACCCAGAACATAGCCCACCACTGATCCACATGTTCTTATCAATAATAACAGCTCCATGTTTCCACCTAGGACAGGGGGCTTCCCCAGAGGAATTCTTCACCATTGTCCAattctcatttttgaaattatataCCCATAACTCATCTGTTGGTGTCCCTTTATTTGTCGTGTCCCCCCCAAACAGATAGAGAAAGCTATAATTGACATTATCTTTTGTAACTCTATCTAGCCAAACCATGGAGGAAAAGACTCTTCCCGATGGACATATCCCCTTGTGCTTTATTTCAGACCATTCTCCACCAATAAATTTATGACCCGTATTTAGCAATTCGTTATTTCGGTTTAGTCCCCCCCAAATCACGGTCGTATAGGTACTAGAGCAAAAGGTGTAAGAATGGCCATATCTTGTTCCTGGAATGGACTCTAATTTGTAGGTATATTTGGACCAGGTGTCTTCCAAAAAATCATACATGTAGCAATCTTTTGCCAATACGTTTGGCCCACATAATCCTCCAAATAGCAATAACGATGGGTTGTTATTAATATTGTATGTTAAGGTCATGGACGAATAGGCTCTTTTCCCTGGATTTACACTTAACTTTTTAGATGTAAATGTGTTGAGGCCATATGTAAATGTTAGAAACTCGTCCAGATATTCATTTTGAGAATTGATTCCCCCGTATATGAAGAACTCATTTTCGTATTCTACTATAGAGTGGCCatacttttttgtaaacacTTTATTGTCGTGATAAATATGGGACAGAAAAAATTCTGGTGGGGACATGACACAATCCGCTACTCTTGCGTTTGGGCTGGGAGTGGGACTGGGTTTCCCTTCTTCTTTCAGCTTAGAGTTAGAGGcactatataaatttttaaacgaTTTGGATTCGTTTCCAATTAGCATATGCTCATCTTGAGACCCCTTTTTCGTCACGCCACTTTTTGTTGATGCGAATGTTCCTGACTTTTGAATAGATAACTTTCCATTCACTTCCAGAGCAGTGTCAACGCTTCGCATGCTGCTGTTTTTGCTGAACATCTCCGCTTTGTCTGTCGTGTTGTTCTGTGAGAGACTGGAGTTTATggactttttctttttgaagaa
Coding sequences:
- a CDS encoding hypothetical protein (encoded by transcript PVX_227290A): MSDISDFSETEEFSENEKQKKFFKKKKSINSSLSQNNTTDKAEMFSKNSSMRSVDTALEVNGKLSIQKSGTFASTKSGVTKKGSQDEHMLIGNESKSFKNLYSASNSKLKEEGKPSPTPSPNARVADCVMSPPEFFLSHIYHDNKVFTKKYGHSIVEYENEFFIYGGINSQNEYLDEFLTFTYGLNTFTSKKLSVNPGKRAYSSMTLTYNINNNPSLLLFGGLCGPNVLAKDCYMYDFLEDTWSKYTYKLESIPGTRYGHSYTFCSSTYTTVIWGGLNRNNELLNTGHKFIGGEWSEIKHKGICPSGRVFSSMVWLDRVTKDNVNYSFLYLFGGDTTNKGTPTDELWVYNFKNENWTMVKNSSGEAPCPRWKHGAVIIDKNMWISGGLCSGWFSNYSIPDLYVYDIPSNCWFNCQIASKQIHNCYDYGTLNLHSQTKAFFLFGGKNANNDPTSNVCRFAPLCTSVSIMTMRNEIKRFSNYVLEVKKESEETANNVSEMQKIIHTFSLDIKDFKILFEALTRSIQMLKENIENVDREVTLLKQHLSGAEKKEVDVEKAPAVGVQPSATEPVADTEVKANEVGVAEGQKGQDNSADIQHSGGRSSLEGPRFEGKPIPNPLLGLDSTRTGHHHHHH